One part of the Streptomyces lienomycini genome encodes these proteins:
- a CDS encoding DUF2252 domain-containing protein, with translation MSVPQLNEEHRGEEILAVFDTAFGRLLAADPAAFRVKFRKMAASAFAFYRGTAGLFYRDVTEDPEFSDQRGGPYLDERTSRVWIHGDLHAENFGTYMDSTGRLIFNVNDFDEAYVGPFTWDLKRFAASIALIGYAKAFSDEQITELVRVYAVAYRERIHALATGAKRDEVPPFTLDTADGPLLGALRVARSLTRFGLLDSMTEIRDFERRFAPGGGAVELDAATRYKVLAAFDGYLETLPESSLARPDSYRVKDVVGRRGIGIGSAGLPSYNILLEGNSDALENDVVIYIKQAQTPAVSGHITDPAIRDYFQHEGHRTVISQRALQAHADPWLGWTELDGAGQLVAEVSPYAVDLDWGDIDDPEEIAEVVADLGRATATMHGAADDQSGESLVPFSTERAIDAAIAADEEGFAPLLVDFAHRYGARARGDHQTFVDLFRNGRIPGL, from the coding sequence ATGTCGGTCCCGCAGCTCAACGAGGAGCACCGCGGCGAGGAGATCCTCGCCGTCTTCGACACCGCCTTCGGCCGGCTGCTGGCCGCGGATCCCGCGGCGTTCCGCGTCAAGTTCCGGAAGATGGCGGCCTCGGCCTTCGCCTTCTACCGCGGCACCGCCGGCCTCTTTTACCGCGATGTGACCGAGGATCCGGAGTTCAGCGACCAGCGGGGCGGCCCCTACCTGGACGAGCGGACCTCCCGGGTGTGGATCCACGGCGATCTCCACGCGGAGAACTTCGGCACGTACATGGACTCCACCGGCCGGCTGATCTTCAACGTCAACGACTTCGACGAGGCCTACGTCGGCCCGTTCACCTGGGACCTCAAGCGCTTCGCCGCCTCCATCGCGCTGATCGGCTACGCGAAGGCGTTCAGCGACGAGCAGATCACCGAGCTGGTGAGGGTGTACGCGGTCGCGTACCGCGAGCGGATCCACGCCCTGGCCACCGGCGCCAAGCGCGACGAGGTGCCGCCCTTCACGCTGGACACCGCGGACGGGCCGCTGCTCGGCGCGCTGCGGGTGGCCCGCTCCCTGACCCGCTTCGGCCTGCTGGACTCGATGACCGAGATCCGCGACTTCGAGCGCCGTTTCGCTCCCGGCGGCGGCGCCGTCGAGCTGGACGCCGCCACCCGCTACAAGGTCCTGGCGGCCTTCGACGGCTACCTGGAGACGCTTCCCGAGTCCTCCCTGGCCCGCCCGGACTCCTACCGCGTGAAGGACGTCGTGGGGCGCCGGGGCATCGGCATCGGCTCGGCCGGCCTGCCCTCGTACAACATCCTGCTGGAGGGCAACAGCGACGCCCTGGAGAACGACGTCGTGATCTACATCAAGCAGGCCCAGACCCCGGCCGTCTCCGGTCACATCACCGACCCGGCGATCCGGGACTACTTCCAGCACGAGGGCCACCGCACCGTGATCTCCCAGCGCGCCCTGCAGGCGCACGCCGACCCGTGGCTGGGCTGGACCGAGCTGGACGGCGCCGGGCAGCTGGTCGCCGAGGTCTCGCCGTACGCGGTCGATCTGGACTGGGGCGACATCGACGACCCGGAGGAGATCGCCGAGGTCGTCGCCGACCTGGGCCGGGCCACCGCCACCATGCACGGGGCGGCCGACGACCAGTCCGGGGAGTCCCTGGTGCCGTTCTCCACCGAGCGGGCCATCGACGCGGCGATCGCGGCCGACGAGGAGGGCTTCGCGCCGCTGCTGGTCGACTTCGCGCACCGGTACGGCGCACGCGCGCGCGGTGACCACCAGACCTTCGTCGACCTGTTCCGCAACGGCCGGATCCCCGGCCTGTGA
- a CDS encoding DsbA family protein: protein MSKRNSQAAKTAARERLREERERQAKRDKAKRQIVVAVSIVGVLAIAGGISYAVVQGNKPSGWEKAAEAKVVAPANTSGKDGTTVVMGESKSDNVVHLYEDPRCPGCAAMEQSIGETVNKGMEDGTYKLSFTVGTFLDGNLGGEGSKNALSALGAALNVSPEAFVDYKTALYSTEYHPEETTDEFAKNDYLIKVANTVDALKNNKKFQDAVEKGTYDAWAMRMSKSFDKAEGVQSTPTIKINDKVVDTPSTPDAWQKALKDAGVTK, encoded by the coding sequence ATGAGCAAGCGGAACAGCCAGGCGGCGAAGACGGCGGCCCGAGAGCGCCTGCGCGAGGAGCGGGAGCGCCAGGCCAAGCGCGACAAGGCCAAGCGGCAGATCGTCGTGGCCGTCTCCATCGTCGGTGTGCTGGCGATAGCCGGCGGCATCAGCTACGCCGTCGTGCAGGGCAACAAGCCGAGCGGCTGGGAGAAGGCCGCCGAGGCGAAGGTGGTGGCCCCGGCCAACACCTCCGGCAAGGACGGCACCACGGTCGTCATGGGCGAGTCCAAGTCCGACAACGTCGTCCACCTCTACGAGGACCCGCGGTGCCCGGGCTGCGCGGCGATGGAGCAGAGCATCGGCGAGACCGTCAACAAGGGCATGGAGGACGGCACCTACAAGCTCTCCTTCACCGTCGGCACCTTCCTCGACGGCAACCTGGGCGGCGAGGGCTCGAAGAACGCGCTGAGCGCGCTCGGCGCCGCGCTGAACGTCAGCCCCGAGGCGTTCGTCGACTACAAGACGGCGCTGTACTCCACCGAGTACCACCCGGAGGAGACGACCGACGAGTTCGCCAAGAACGACTACCTGATCAAGGTGGCGAACACGGTGGACGCCCTGAAGAACAACAAGAAGTTCCAGGACGCCGTGGAGAAGGGCACCTACGACGCCTGGGCGATGCGGATGAGCAAGTCCTTCGACAAGGCGGAGGGCGTGCAGTCGACGCCGACCATCAAGATCAACGACAAGGTGGTCGACACCCCGAGCACGCCGGACGCGTGGCAGAAGGCCCTGAAGGACGCCGGCGTCACCAAGTGA
- a CDS encoding alkaline phosphatase D family protein gives MTSRHRASEENDTSANPRTPSRRTVVRAAAAGAVLAAPLAAPLAAALPAGAADAAPAFLHGVASGDPLPDGILLWTRVTPVPEAIPGSGTGPDTEVSWVVATDKALTNVVAKGSVTATAASDHTVKADVRGLAPATDYWFRFAAGPTDSPAARTRTAPAHDAAVTGLRFGVVSCANWEAGYFSSYRHLAARGDLDAWLHLGDYIYEYGTGEYGTRDTVVRPHAPAHEILTLADYRVRHGRYKTDPDLQALHATAPVVAIWDDHEIANDTWSGGAENHTEGAEGSWAERQSAAKRAYFEWMPVRPAIAGTTYRRLRFGKLVDLSLLDLRSFRSQQVALGDGDVDDPDRTLTGRAQLDWLKSGLAASDATWRLVGNPVMISPFAVGALPASLLGPLAELLGLPKEGIGLNTDQWDGYTDDRRELLAHLRAHAIRNTVFLTGDIHMAWANDVPHHAGTYPLSASAATEFVVTSVTSDNLDDIVKVPEGTVSAIAAPVIRAANRHVHWVDTDRHGYGVLDVTADRAQMDYYVVADRTDADAASAWARSYRTRSGTQRVERVYAPV, from the coding sequence GTGACCAGTCGACACAGAGCGTCCGAAGAGAACGACACCTCCGCGAACCCCCGCACTCCGAGCCGCCGTACGGTCGTCAGGGCCGCGGCGGCCGGCGCCGTCCTGGCCGCCCCGCTGGCCGCCCCGCTGGCCGCGGCGCTGCCCGCGGGCGCCGCCGACGCGGCCCCCGCCTTCCTGCACGGCGTCGCCTCCGGCGATCCCCTGCCCGACGGGATCCTGCTGTGGACCCGGGTGACACCGGTGCCCGAGGCCATACCCGGCTCCGGAACCGGCCCGGACACCGAGGTGAGCTGGGTCGTCGCCACGGACAAGGCCCTCACGAACGTCGTCGCCAAGGGCTCCGTCACCGCGACGGCCGCCTCCGACCACACCGTCAAGGCGGACGTGCGCGGCCTCGCGCCCGCCACGGACTACTGGTTCCGCTTCGCCGCGGGCCCCACCGACTCCCCCGCCGCCCGCACCCGCACCGCCCCCGCGCACGACGCGGCCGTCACCGGCCTGCGCTTCGGCGTGGTCTCCTGCGCCAACTGGGAGGCCGGGTACTTCTCCTCGTACCGGCATCTCGCGGCCCGCGGCGACCTGGACGCCTGGCTGCACCTGGGCGACTACATCTACGAGTACGGCACCGGCGAGTACGGCACCCGCGACACGGTCGTACGGCCGCACGCCCCCGCCCACGAGATCCTCACGCTCGCCGACTACCGCGTCCGGCACGGCCGTTACAAGACCGACCCCGATCTCCAGGCGCTGCACGCGACGGCGCCGGTGGTGGCGATCTGGGACGACCACGAGATCGCCAACGACACCTGGTCCGGGGGTGCCGAGAACCACACCGAGGGTGCCGAGGGGAGCTGGGCGGAGCGGCAGAGCGCCGCCAAGCGGGCCTACTTCGAGTGGATGCCGGTGCGTCCGGCGATCGCGGGGACCACCTACCGACGGCTGCGGTTCGGCAAGCTCGTCGACCTCTCGCTGCTGGACCTGCGGTCCTTCCGTTCCCAGCAGGTGGCACTCGGCGACGGCGACGTCGACGACCCGGACCGCACCCTCACCGGCCGCGCCCAGCTCGACTGGCTCAAGTCGGGCCTCGCCGCCTCCGACGCCACCTGGCGGCTGGTCGGCAACCCGGTGATGATCTCGCCGTTCGCGGTCGGCGCGCTGCCCGCCTCGCTGCTCGGGCCGCTCGCCGAGCTGCTCGGGCTGCCGAAGGAGGGCATCGGCCTCAACACCGACCAGTGGGACGGCTACACCGACGACCGGCGCGAGCTGCTGGCCCACCTGCGCGCGCACGCGATCCGCAACACGGTGTTCCTGACCGGCGACATCCACATGGCGTGGGCCAACGACGTGCCGCACCACGCGGGGACGTACCCGCTGTCCGCCTCGGCGGCCACGGAGTTCGTCGTCACCTCGGTGACCTCCGACAACCTCGACGACATCGTGAAGGTCCCCGAGGGCACGGTCTCGGCGATCGCGGCGCCCGTCATCCGGGCCGCGAACCGGCACGTGCACTGGGTCGACACGGACCGGCACGGCTACGGCGTGCTGGACGTCACCGCGGACCGGGCGCAGATGGACTACTACGTCGTCGCCGACCGCACCGACGCGGACGCCGCCTCCGCCTGGGCCCGCTCCTACCGCACGCGCAGCGGCACGCAGCGCGTCGAGCGGGTCTACGCCCCGGTCTGA
- a CDS encoding dienelactone hydrolase family protein, whose amino-acid sequence MARCRAVTPGWHHGLMNIVLFHSTLGPRPAVRQAADRLRDAGHQVWTPDLFEGRTFDSVEEGMAHQDGIGREELLKRAVLAAAPYSERGLVYAGFSLGASIAQTLALGDHRARGLLLLHGTSDLAPNASVDELPVQLHVAEPDPFETDDWLSAWYLQMGRIGADVEVHRYAGAGHLYTDPDLDDYDAEAAEATWRVALGFLETLQEAQTGA is encoded by the coding sequence ATCGCCCGGTGCCGCGCCGTCACCCCCGGCTGGCACCATGGCCTCATGAACATCGTGCTCTTTCACTCGACCCTCGGCCCGAGGCCCGCGGTGCGGCAGGCCGCCGACCGGCTGCGCGACGCCGGGCACCAGGTGTGGACCCCGGACCTCTTCGAGGGCCGCACCTTCGACTCGGTCGAGGAGGGCATGGCCCATCAGGACGGGATCGGCCGGGAGGAGCTGCTGAAGCGGGCCGTGCTGGCCGCCGCGCCCTACTCCGAGCGGGGCCTGGTGTACGCCGGGTTCTCGCTCGGCGCCTCCATCGCCCAGACCCTCGCCCTCGGTGACCACCGGGCGCGCGGCCTGCTGCTCCTGCACGGCACCTCGGACCTCGCGCCGAACGCCTCGGTCGACGAGCTGCCGGTCCAGCTGCATGTCGCCGAGCCGGACCCCTTCGAGACGGACGACTGGCTCAGCGCCTGGTACCTCCAGATGGGCCGGATCGGCGCCGACGTCGAGGTGCACAGATACGCCGGAGCCGGTCACCTCTACACCGACCCGGACCTGGACGACTACGACGCGGAGGCGGCCGAGGCCACCTGGCGGGTGGCGCTCGGCTTCCTCGAAACGCTTCAGGAGGCTCAGACCGGGGCGTAG
- a CDS encoding mechanosensitive ion channel family protein → METILRPLIVVGGSVLLTLVIGWATDLLLRKADGRHPETPLWGLLRRARVPYQIALCAGLLRGSYVEAEVFPEHQTGVGRTLTLMLIGSVAWLVVRIAAAVVETSYSRYAHAHAERAPARVRRVRTQVSLIMRVVTAVVGVVAVSSMLLTFPAMRAAGASLLASAGIIGIVAGVAAQSTLGNLFAGFQIAFGDMVRMGDTVVVDGEWGTVEEITLTYLTVRTWDERRITMPVSYFTSKPFENWSRGTPQMTGTVYWHLDHTAPLDPMREKLRDLLRECPAWDGRNYNLTVTDTTPTTMEVRALVTAKDADDIWTVRVAVREGMLRWLTDEHPYALPRVNTADAALRPSRDGVPHARRSSDAGAHRSPDAGGHRFPGRPTKHL, encoded by the coding sequence ATGGAGACGATACTCCGCCCGCTGATCGTGGTCGGCGGCTCAGTCCTGCTGACCCTGGTCATCGGCTGGGCCACCGACCTGTTGCTGCGCAAGGCCGACGGACGACACCCCGAGACACCCTTGTGGGGGCTGCTGCGCCGCGCCCGCGTCCCCTACCAGATCGCGCTGTGCGCGGGCCTGCTGAGAGGGTCCTACGTCGAGGCGGAGGTGTTCCCGGAGCACCAGACGGGCGTCGGCAGGACACTGACGCTGATGCTGATCGGCTCGGTGGCCTGGCTGGTGGTCCGGATCGCGGCGGCGGTCGTCGAGACGTCCTACTCGCGTTACGCGCACGCCCACGCCGAGCGGGCACCGGCCCGGGTGCGGCGGGTGCGGACCCAGGTCTCGCTGATCATGAGGGTGGTCACGGCGGTCGTCGGCGTGGTCGCCGTGTCGTCGATGCTGCTGACGTTCCCGGCCATGCGCGCGGCGGGCGCCTCGCTGCTGGCCTCGGCGGGCATCATCGGCATCGTCGCCGGTGTGGCGGCCCAGTCCACGCTGGGCAACCTGTTCGCCGGGTTCCAGATCGCCTTCGGCGACATGGTGCGCATGGGCGACACGGTCGTGGTGGACGGCGAGTGGGGCACCGTCGAGGAGATCACGCTGACGTACCTGACGGTGCGCACCTGGGACGAGCGCCGGATCACGATGCCGGTGTCGTACTTCACGTCGAAGCCGTTCGAGAACTGGTCGCGCGGCACCCCGCAGATGACCGGGACCGTCTACTGGCACCTCGACCACACGGCGCCGCTGGACCCGATGCGCGAGAAGCTGCGCGACCTGCTGCGCGAGTGCCCGGCCTGGGACGGGCGCAACTACAACCTGACCGTCACGGACACCACCCCGACCACCATGGAGGTGCGGGCCCTGGTGACCGCGAAGGACGCCGACGACATCTGGACGGTGCGGGTCGCGGTCCGCGAGGGGATGCTCCGCTGGCTGACCGACGAGCATCCGTACGCGCTGCCGCGGGTCAACACCGCGGACGCCGCCCTGCGCCCGTCCCGCGACGGTGTTCCGCACGCCCGCCGCTCCTCCGACGCCGGGGCCCACCGCTCCCCGGACGCCGGGGGCCACCGCTTCCCCGGGCGGCCGACGAAGCACCTGTGA
- a CDS encoding Na+/H+ antiporter, which yields MDQLALLFMLLLGALLSVPLGARFGLPAPVLMTLLGIVLALLDFVPNVDIPPELILPALLPPLLYAAVRRTSWRQFAANKRPIFLLAVALVFVTMVCVASVAHAIVPGLPVAAAFALGALVAPPDPVAATAVAGQLGLPRRLVSILEGEGLFNDVTAIVLYHVAIAAAVGGAFSPWEAGLDLVLSAVVAVAVGLALGWGSNKLMSVLGDPTLQIGLTLLVPFVSYVAADELHGSGVLAVLTTAMFLAEYASDADDVMTRLGGHTVWDVVDTLVTGVAFGLIGLELHNAIRTASGRWTELLGWAAAITAVVILVRLLWLLPATWLTQRLHARRDQDEDIPTSWRETVVMWWAGMRGVASVALALAIPLETDDGSAFPHREELVFVAFGVIMGTLLLQGLTLPWLVGRLGVRADTEREQEYERGLALRAAKAAKRRLKEIEDVEELPEELSEQMLRRAYDIGVRISPDLGDEERREAMEQRARRVKRVRRIQGEMLSAARHEILAARSEAGADPEVVDRVLRHLDVRSLR from the coding sequence GTGGATCAGCTGGCCCTGTTGTTCATGCTGTTGCTCGGGGCCCTGCTGAGCGTTCCCCTGGGTGCCCGGTTCGGGCTGCCGGCGCCGGTGCTGATGACGCTGCTCGGGATCGTCCTGGCCCTGCTCGACTTCGTGCCCAACGTCGACATCCCGCCCGAACTGATCCTGCCCGCACTGCTGCCCCCGCTGCTGTACGCGGCGGTACGGCGCACGTCCTGGCGGCAGTTCGCGGCCAACAAGCGCCCGATCTTCCTGCTGGCGGTCGCGCTGGTCTTCGTCACCATGGTGTGCGTGGCCTCCGTGGCCCACGCGATCGTGCCGGGACTGCCCGTCGCCGCCGCCTTCGCGCTGGGTGCGCTGGTGGCGCCTCCCGACCCGGTCGCCGCGACCGCCGTCGCCGGTCAACTGGGGCTGCCGCGCCGCCTGGTGTCCATCCTGGAGGGTGAGGGACTGTTCAACGACGTGACGGCCATCGTGCTGTACCACGTGGCCATCGCCGCGGCGGTCGGCGGCGCCTTCTCGCCGTGGGAGGCCGGGCTCGACCTGGTGCTGTCCGCCGTCGTCGCCGTCGCGGTCGGGCTGGCGCTCGGCTGGGGCTCCAACAAGCTCATGAGCGTGCTGGGCGACCCGACACTGCAGATCGGCCTGACCCTGCTGGTGCCGTTCGTGAGCTACGTCGCCGCCGACGAACTGCACGGATCGGGCGTACTCGCCGTGCTCACCACCGCCATGTTCCTCGCCGAGTACGCCTCGGACGCCGACGACGTGATGACCCGGCTCGGCGGACACACCGTCTGGGACGTGGTCGACACCCTGGTCACCGGGGTGGCCTTCGGGCTGATCGGCCTCGAACTGCACAACGCCATCCGCACGGCCTCCGGCCGGTGGACGGAACTGCTCGGCTGGGCGGCGGCGATCACCGCGGTGGTCATCCTGGTCCGCCTGCTGTGGCTGCTTCCGGCCACCTGGCTCACCCAGCGACTGCACGCCAGGCGCGACCAGGACGAGGACATCCCGACCAGCTGGCGGGAGACCGTGGTGATGTGGTGGGCGGGGATGCGGGGCGTGGCCTCGGTCGCGCTGGCCCTGGCGATCCCGCTGGAGACGGACGACGGGTCGGCCTTCCCCCACCGGGAGGAACTCGTCTTCGTCGCGTTCGGCGTGATCATGGGCACGCTGCTGCTCCAGGGCCTGACGCTGCCCTGGCTGGTGGGCCGGCTCGGGGTACGGGCGGACACCGAGCGGGAGCAGGAGTACGAGAGGGGCCTGGCGCTGCGGGCGGCCAAGGCGGCGAAGCGGCGCCTGAAGGAGATCGAGGACGTGGAGGAACTGCCGGAGGAGCTGTCCGAGCAGATGCTGCGGCGCGCGTACGACATCGGCGTGCGCATCAGCCCCGACCTGGGGGACGAGGAGCGCAGGGAGGCGATGGAGCAGCGAGCGCGCCGGGTCAAACGCGTCCGGCGCATCCAGGGCGAGATGCTGAGCGCCGCCCGCCACGAGATCCTGGCCGCCCGCAGCGAGGCCGGGGCGGACCCGGAGGTCGTGGACCGGGTCCTGCGCCACCTGGACGTCCGCAGCCTGCGGTGA
- a CDS encoding GNAT family N-acetyltransferase — protein MSAPRSAARSAPAYAVRVAEDPADREACFAVRKDVFVAEQKVPEDIEYDAHDAGAVHVLAVRADGVPLGTGRLLHGAAAAARNGDGDPDVGSLGRLAVTAAARGLGVGAALVRALEDAARARGLTAVDLHAQTHALGFYERLGYQAYGPEFPDAGIPHRAMRRTL, from the coding sequence ATGAGTGCCCCGCGGTCCGCCGCACGCTCCGCACCGGCCTACGCCGTGCGCGTCGCCGAGGACCCCGCCGACCGGGAGGCATGCTTCGCGGTGCGCAAGGACGTCTTCGTCGCCGAGCAGAAGGTCCCCGAGGACATCGAGTACGACGCCCACGACGCCGGCGCCGTGCACGTCCTCGCGGTCCGGGCGGACGGCGTGCCGCTCGGCACCGGCCGGCTGCTGCACGGCGCGGCGGCCGCCGCGAGGAACGGCGACGGCGACCCGGACGTCGGCTCCCTGGGCCGGCTCGCGGTGACCGCGGCGGCCCGCGGTCTCGGCGTCGGGGCCGCGCTGGTGCGGGCCCTCGAGGACGCGGCACGCGCGCGTGGACTCACCGCGGTGGATCTGCACGCGCAGACACACGCCCTGGGATTTTACGAACGTCTGGGGTACCAGGCCTACGGACCCGAGTTCCCGGACGCCGGGATCCCGCACCGCGCGATGCGGCGAACCCTGTAG